The following coding sequences lie in one Raphanus sativus cultivar WK10039 unplaced genomic scaffold, ASM80110v3 Scaffold1247, whole genome shotgun sequence genomic window:
- the LOC108812423 gene encoding LOW QUALITY PROTEIN: galactolipid galactosyltransferase SFR2, chloroplastic (The sequence of the model RefSeq protein was modified relative to this genomic sequence to represent the inferred CDS: deleted 1 base in 1 codon), whose protein sequence is MNIVALLVKVAGLFATITVGANAFSYTRFRRRNLGKIRSPIDESKEILADFNSHEHKEGKFFFGLATAPAHAEDELDDAWLQFAKETPSSASDTVPGSEAATRKKIKLAVGAITKGLANNKHIKEVKASASASADDDKPPTNNVAAWRNAPHPEDRLKFWSDPDKEVKLAKETGVTVFRMGIDWSRIMPKEPTEGIKEAVDYEALEHYKWILNRVRSNGMKVMLTLFHHSLPPWAADYGGWKIEKTVDYFMDFTRLVVDFMFELVDSWVTFNEPHVFTLLTYMCGSWPGNNPDFMEMATSTLPMGVFHRVLHYMAVAHSKAYDYIHSKICLKKPLVGIAHHVSFIRPYGLFDTGAVTISNSLTVYPYIDSISHKLDFIGINYYGQESVCGVGIKLVETDEYSESGRGIYPDGLYRVLLMLHDRYKHLKIPFIVTENGVSDETDVIRRPYLIEHLLALYAAMLKGVPVLGYIFWTISDNWEWADGYGPKFGLVAVDRSHNLARTLRPSYHLFSKIVKSGKITRKDRSLAWNELQRAAKSGKLRPFYRGVDNNGLMYADGLDKPQWRPYVDRDWRFGHYQVDGLQDPLSRVARVLLIWPLIMNKRIRKVKVKPTDDTGSALHPAYASPYY, encoded by the exons ATGAACATAGTCGCATTGCTCGTGAAGGTCGCCGGTCTCTTCGCCACGATCACCGTAGGAGCCAACGCATTCTCCTACACTCGTTTCCGTCGCCGGAACCTCGGGAAGATTCGCTCACCAATCGACGAATCCAAAGAAATTCTCGCCGATTTCAATTCACACG AACACAAGGAGGGAAAGTTCTTCTTTGGATTAGCAACTGCACCTGCTCACGCAGAGGACGAACTCGACGATGCTTGGCTCCAGTTTGCAAAAGAAACACCTTCTTCAGCATCAGACACAGTGCCGGGTTCAGAGGCTGCTACTAGAAAAAAGATTAAGCTCGCTGTGGGAGCTATAACAAAAGGGTTGGCCAACAACAAACATATAAAAGAAGTTAAAGCTTCTGCTTCTgcttctgctgatgatgatAAGCCACCCACTAACAATGTAGCTGCTTGGCGCAACGCTCCTCACCC GGAGGACAGACTTAAGTTTTGGTCAGATCCTGACAAAGAAGTGAAGCTAGCTAAAGAAACTGGCGTTACTGTCTTCAGGATGGGAATCGATTGGTCTAGGATCATGCCAAAAGAGCCCACCGAAGGGATTAAGGAAGCA GTTGACTATGAGGCCCTGGAACACTATAAATGGATACTCAACAGAGTCCGTTCAAAcgggatgaaggtgatgctgaCGCTCTTTCACCATTCATTACCACCATGGGCTGCTGATTACGGTGGCTGGAAAATAGAGAAGACGGTCGACTACTTTATGGACTTCACAAG GCTTGTTGTGGACTTCATGTTCGAGTTGGTAGACTCTTGGGTAACGTTTAACGAACCGCATGTCTTCACCTTGCTTACCTACATGTGCGGTTCTTGGCCCGGAAACAACCCTGATTTTATGGAGATGGCTACATCTACTCTACCCATGGGTGTGTTCCATAGAGTGTTACATTATATGGCTGTTGCTCACTCAAAGGCCTATGACTACATCCACTCGAAAAT TTGCTTGAAAAAACCTTTGGTGGGGATTGCGCACCACGTCTCCTTTATACGACCATATGGTCTCTTTGATACAGGGGCTGTGACTATTAGTAACTCCCTCACTGTATATCCATATATTGATAGCATTTCTCACAAGTTGGATTTCATAGGCATCAACTACTACGGACAG GAATCAGTGTGTGGTGTCGGAATAAAGCTTGTGGAGACTGATGAATACAGTGAATCCGGAAGAGGGATATACCCTGATGGTCTCTACCGCGTGTTGTTGATGCTCCATGATAGATACAAACACCTGAAAATCCCTTTCATAGTTACGGAGAATGGTGTGTCTGATGAGACTGATGTGATTCGGCGGCCTTACCTGATCGAGCATCTCCTTGCCCTTTATGCTGCAATGCTAAAG GGTGTACCGGTGCTTGGTTACATATTCTGGACTATTTCAGACAACTGGGAATGGGCTGATGGATATGGTCCGAAATTTGGACTTGTTGCTGTTGACCGATCCCATAATCTTGCACGAACACTTAGGCCATCTTACCATCTCTTTTCCAAG ATAGTGAAAAGCGGGAAAATCACACGTAAAGATCGGTCTCTTGCATGGAATGAACTCCAAAGAGCTGCTAAATCAGGAAAGCTACGGCCATTCTACCGGGGC GTTGATAACAATGGTCTAATGTATGCAG ATGGTCTAGACAAGCCTCAGTGGAGACCGTATGTTGACCGTGACTGGCGGTTTGGTCACTACCAAGTGGATGGTCTTCAAGACCCGCTGAGTCGCGTGGCTCGAGTCCTTCTAATATGGCCGCTTATCATGAACAAGAGGATAAGAAAAGTTAAGGTCAAGCCCACAGATGATACTGGAAGCGCTCTGCACCCGGCTTATGCCTCACCTTATTACTAG